ACTGCTCAGTCCCTCTGCCTTGGGGTCACCTCTTCCAGCACCTGTTCCCGGTCTGCCTGTTCTTCCCCCgtggtctgtgtgtctctgcccccTGCCTGTGTCTCTCCAGTTCTCAGTCTATTCTCTGTCCACAGATGAGTTCCAGGTGATCGGCCCCTCAGaacccattgtggccatgttgGGTGGTGACGCCATCCTTCCCTGCTCCCTGGTCCCAGCCATGAATGCAGAGGAGATGGAGCTGCGGTGGTTCCGTACCAAGTTCTCAGAAGCGGTGTTCATCTATCAGAACCGCCGGGAGCAGTACGAGGAGCAGATGCCCCAGTACGCAGGGCGGACCTCGCTAGTGAGGGACCTCCTCACCCAGGGGCAGGCTGCTGTGCGCATCCAGAATGTCCGGGCTTCAGACAATGGGATGTACACCTGCTTCTTCCAGAAGGGAAGCCACTATGAAGAGGACACTGTAGAACTCAAGGTGGCAGGTTGGTGACTTGATTTATATTCTAAATCTGGATTTGGGAGTATTGGGTTTGAGAGGGAACTCATGTAATTAAGCATCTCATTTCATATGTGAGAGAAAGGCAGCTTacttgctcactttttttttaattttttttttggacaggcagatttagacagtaagagagagagagagagacagagagacagatcttcctttccattggttcacccccccaaatggccgctatggccggtgtgctgcgctgatccaaagccaggagccaggtgcttctcctggtctcccatggggtgcagggcccaaggacttgggccatcctccactgcactcccgggccatagcagagagctggactggaagaggagcaactgggacagaatctggtgctccaaccgggactagaacccggtgtgccagtgccacaggtggaggattagccaagtgagccgcagcaccgaccTATATAAATCTTGTATATGAAGCCCCTAGTGTGTGCTGTTCATTGTTCTGGGTACCAGAGTCATATCAGTGAAGCAAAGATGCTTGTTCTGCAGAGCTTATGATCTAGAGGCTGAGacagaaaaagtaaaatagatgtatattttgatgatgttagaAAGTGCTAAGTGTTAAAGAACAAAGGCCAAATGCAGCAAGTGGAGGGGATCAGGACATGGGCCAGGGAGTGAGGTCAGCCTGCGTTCTTACGTAGGGTTTCAGGTGGGCCCTTATTGATGATCTGAGCCCAGTTCAAAGAAGCAGCTTACCCACCATGTGGATTTCGGGGGTGAGGGGAGTAGCAGGATTTAGTGCAGTACTGCACCCAGTTTGAAGCCTTTGGGATGCGAGCATTTGGTGTGCTGTGGGCACCACAATTGTGGTGGTTGCAAGCAGCAATGGGGGATGGCAAGAGTGACAATATTGCAATAAAGAAATAGTCCTAGATAAAACTGTACACTATGATCCAAAAAAGGTGTTTTGGCATAGACACTTGTGCTGGCACATGAGTTCAGCAAGTGAGATTCTGAAGAACCCTGCATGGACTGGAATGTGAGGAGGCAGGGCCATAGACAGCATGGTGAACAAGATCATTTGTAGTTAGCCAAATAGTCCTTGGCACTGGGTGTGTGGATCTTGAGGGTCACAGGTCGTGGGACTTgggggaaggcaggcagagggggtTAGAGTGCAAGGCAGATATCAGATCAGTGCAGGCACTGTGTACTGTGTTGGGGAGTCTGGATGCAGAGCTGTGGATATGTTAAATGGAGCAGTCAGTGGTTGAATGCTCACTCTAGTGACTATAAGGAAGATTActggaaggggaggaagaaggaagtgtGGTTGTAGTTCTAATTAGGGAGGACAACCgtctgacctggctgctccacttccaaccaagctccctattaatggcctgggaaaacagaggaggatggtccaagtgtttggtccctgctacctacctgGGAGACGTGAAAAaatctactggctcctggcttcagcctggcacattgtggccatgtggggaatgaaccagcggatggaagatctctctctctctctctctttctctctctctctctctctttctctctctctctctaactccgactttcaataaataaataaataaataaatatcttaaaaaataaacaagagaaatATTGGCAGTAGGTGTAGAAGCACGTGCCCCCAGCGTGTGTGTGAAGTGAGAAGACTAGAAGTTcatggatggagccctggggtcaagctcctgctcctggtttctctgggcctcagtcttcccatctgcAGAGCTGAGGAGAAAGCCCCCTACTCTGTGCCCCCATGGGTCCCAGGGCTCTTTCCCCTCCTTCAGGCCACACCCTCCCATGGAATCTCCAGAATGGAACACAGTGACTCCCCTGTAGCTGAGCCACACCCAGACCCTGCTGAGGGCCCTGGGCCCAGTGGTCTCCAAGGTTTCCACAGCTCCCCTCTTgcaggcctgggctctgcccctcAAGTGCACATTGAAGGGCCGGAGCAGGACGGGGTCCGCGTGGTGTGCAAGGCCTCGGGCTGGTTCCCGAAGCCCCAGGTGCAGTGGACAGACCTCagcgggaagaagttcctggagtTCTCTGAGGCCCATGCCCAGGACGCAGCAGGGCTGTTCAGCGTGGAGGCGGCTCTGGTGGTGAGAGACAGCTCTGCAGGGAGTGTGAGCTGCTCTGTCCTCAATCCCATCCTGGGCCAGGAGAAGGCCATGGCCGTGTCCATCCCAGGTCGGTGCTGCTTCTCATTCCCGGCAGTGCTTGGGaggtggtgccggcatccctgaATGTGCGGGGTTGTTCTGGGTGCTCCCCTGACTGGGTCTCTGCCTGGGCCCTAGAGCCCTTCTTCCCGCAGGCctctccctggaaggcagcattcGCTGTGACCCTGATcatgctggggctcctgctcttTGGGGCTGGCTTCTTCACCAGGAGAGAGCACTCTGCAAAGCTgcaggagaggcagacacaggagAAGCTGCGCCGGGCTAAGGAGGAGGACCAATGGGCAAAGGAGGAAGCACTGAAGACCAGAGGTAGGAGGACAGGTGCAGCAGCTGGTGCTGAGTGGGATAACATGACAGGACTGGGGTTCATGGGTGCAGCTCCCCAGAGAGATCCAGCACCCCAAGCCCAGAGCAGGTGGCTGTGGAGATTCAGAGAGGACAGCAGGAGGCATGGTGGGATGGGTGGTTCTGGCGTCAGGACATTTTCTAGGATAcagaaaatatcttttttgtCGGTTCTCAAAGAAGGTAGCCTTCCTTTTCTGGCATAGGTGTTCATCTCCCCGCTGCCCCCATTCTCTTTCAGATGAGCTCCAGACAGAACTCGGTAAGCTCTGCTCTCCCTCCTTAACTCTCCGTGTCCCTTTGTGGAGGACTCTCTGGTTCTTAGCTCACCTGTTCCTTGTGCTGCTTTTCAGATCGGAGGAAGGCAGCTTACCTGACTGGTGAGTGACTCTCCAGATGTCCCGTGGTCTCTTGTCCCATCTGTGCCCAGCTGCCCACTCCTTGTTTCTGTCTGGGCACAGACACATGGACTCCCTTTCCTGGGGACAGTAATCCCAGTTGTTGAGACATGGAGCCTTGCTCCCTGGGCTGTTTCACATCTGTTTGACTTTTTCCTATCTATGCTTTCAGATCTGGGTGCAATGATGGGTTATGGATTATGTCCTGCATCCTGGGTTTTATTCCAACCCTGCCATGCCCCCATATTTACATTGTTAGTGCTTTAGCCTGCAATGCACCTAGCTCTTGGTCTGTTCCAGGAAGCCAAAATCCATTTGCTCTAGATTTCCTGAGAGACAAGATACACTTAAATGGGTCATTCAGCTGGGAGTGTCATCTCCCTTTTCCTTCCAAAGCATCACCAGGGCAAGCCATTCCTCCCTGTCCTACAAAGGACTGGTGAAAACTActgagcaggtgtggggatgtgATGGGATGAGATGCATGTTTCTGAGAATGGTGATGCTTCTCTCTAGAAATATTGTGTAagaatgctggcccctctgaccTAGGTCTCATGGTCacgtacttttttctttttgtcctttaatttttttaaaatccccatGCCTGGAATAGCCATGTGGTAATTAATTGTCATAAATATGGGAGTCAGTTATattttttactaaatattttccCATATATAGTTTTTTATCCTAACAAGCATTATCAAGGTGCCAGGAGACTTTGTGGGTTTTAAGGCTCAGGGCAGAGAGCTGACAGCCAAAAGTCACCCAGCAGTGGGTCAGGGGTGCAACTCAGCTGTCCTGCAGGCTTCCTGATCTGTGGTCAGGGAGTTTCCCACAATCCTCTGCTGTCTGCACCTGCAGGAGGCCCCTCCTGTGcatcctccctcctcctgcagaGTCTGACCTTCagcacagagggcagggagggctgagCAGGTGGTGTAGCTGTGGTCTCACCAGGGTGTGTTTCCTTTCAGCCTGGAGGAAGGCGCAGCTGTATGCTGGTAAGTGACGCTCAGGATTCCTCTGCTTCACCTGCCCTGCCTCTACCCTGCCCTTCTCTACCTGTGGACTCAACTCCTGATGGGCTGGGCGTCCCTGCTCTCCTTGTCGGTGTTGTAGCCTCCAAAGAAGACCCCTGGGACTCCTAATTAGAAATACAGCTCTGTTTCCATTCTGAGCTCTTTCTCAGTGCAGGTCCCTGTTAGGGTCAGTGATACCCTTTGAAAACCCCTCATTCAACTGACCCTTCTCATTGGTGTGGTGACCATGGAGAAACAGGAGCAAGGCAACAACTGTGTAGATCAAGAATTTCTGTCTCTAGGAATCCCTAGAAATCCTGCTTGCCTTCTTAGATCTCAAGTCTAAGAGGACCATTAGTTCTATAACcttcttttgagatttattttagttatttgaaagcagagttacagacagggagaaagagagagggagagatagagacagagagacagatcttccatctactggttcaccctgaAATTTTCActatggctggggctaggccaggccaaagtcaggagtgaAGAGCTTCAGCAGGGTATCCCGAATGGGTGCTAGCATCAAACcacatggaccatcttcagctgcgttcctaggccatagcagggagctggataggaagtgagacagctggaactgaaactggcacccatatgggatgcaggtggctgcTTCACCTATTctgcctgtagtatgtctttaaatctaatattatgatgcctctggctttgtttttgttgtataaggttgctttagctatttggggtctccttgtttccatatgaatttcattatttttttctagatctgaccagaatgtccttggtattttgattggtatcacattgaatctgtaaattacttttggtcatatggacattttgatgatatttcttcttccaatccatgaacatggaagatttttccatttttttatatcttcttctatttctttccttaatgttttgtaattttcatcacagagatctttgacatccttgcttaaattgattccaagatatttgatatttttgtagctattgtgaatgggattgatcttagaagttctttctttcttttttttttgacaggcagagtggatagtgagagagagagacagagagaaaggtcttcctttttgctgttggttcaccttccaatagccgctgcggccggcgcatctcactgatctgaagccaggtgccaggtgcttctcctggtctcccatgtgggtgcagggcccaaggacttgggccatcctccactgcactcccgggccatggcagagagctggcctggaagaggggcaaccgggatagaatctgacgCTCCAagtgggactagagcccggtgtgctggcgctgcaaggcggaggattagcctgttaagccacggcgccagccaaatcttagaagttctttctcagctgtggcattgtctgtgtatacaaggattgtttatttttgtgtgtggattttatattctgctactttaccaaactcttctatgagtcacaatattctcttagtggagtcttttggatctccaatatatagaatcatgtcatctgcaaataggcatagtttgacttcctccttcccaatgtgtatccctttgatttctttttcttgcctaaagactctggataaaacttctaggactatatcaaatagcaatggtgacagtgggcatccttttcttgttctggatctcagtgggaatgcttccaacttttctccattcaataggatgctggccatgggtctGTCATAAATattcttgattatgttgaggattgttccttctatacccaatttgctaagagttttcatcatgaaagggtttgtattttaccaaattctttctctgcatctattgagcttcggtttgttaatgtgatgcatcacattgtttaatttgcaaatattgaaccatcctttaTATTGGggataaattctacttggtctgggtgaatgatctttctgatatgttgttggatttgattggctagtattttactgaggattttgCATCTAATTTCATCAGGGAATTTggtctgtggttttctttgttgtatctttttctggtttaagaattaaggtgatgttgctTCATAGAAAGAAAGGAGGATTCCCtgtttttcaattgtttttaaataggttgagaagaattggagttagttttttaaaaaattttattcatttatttgaaatgtagagttacagagaggcagagagagagagggagagagagagagagagagagagagaggtcttccatctgctggttcactccccagatggccacaatggctggagctgtgcctatctgaagccaagagtcaggagcttcttcagggtctcccacatgggtgcaggggcctaaggacttggaccatattctactgctttaccagagcatagtagagagctggatcagaaatagagcagccgagacttgcactggtgcccataagggatgccagcactgctggtagtggctttatccattacaccacagtactggcaccagttctcctttaaatgtctggtagagttcAGTACTGAAGTCATCTgggcctgggcttttctttttttaaaaaaacatttatttaataaatataattttccaaagtacagtttatggattacaatggcttttcccccccataacttccctcccacccgcacccctcccatctcctgctccctctcccattccattcacataaagattcattttcaattatctatatatacagaaaattgatttagtatatactaagtaaagatttcatcagtttgtacccacacagaacataaagtgtaaaatgctgtttgagtactagttatagcattaattcacattgtacaacacattaaggacagagatcccacacaaGGAGCAAGTTGTTGACTtaccaatttgacactcttgtttatggcatcagtaatctccctaggctctagtcatgaatttccaaggctatggaagtctcttgagttcgctgacttcaatcttatttagacaaggtcatagtcaaagtggaagttctctcctcccttcagagaaaggtacctccttcttggatggcccattctttctactgggatctcactcacagagatctttcatttagatcctctttttctttttttttcctgccagagtgtcttggctttccatgcctaaaatactctcatgggctcttcagccagatccaagtgccttaagggctgattctgaggccagagtgctgtttaggacatctgccattctacgagtctgctgtgtatcccgcttcccatgttggatcattctctccctttttgattagatcagttagtattcacatacactagtcttgtttgtgtgatctctttgactcttagacctctcagtgtgatcaattgtgaattgaaattgatcacttggactagtgagatggcattggtacctgccaccttgatgggattgtattggaatcccctggcatgtttctaacccTAGCATTAGGGGTTAGTCCAAGTGAGCAAGTgccgaactgtatatctcctccctcttattcccactcttatatttaacagagatcacttttcagttaaatttcaacacctaagaataactgtgtgttgattacagagttcaaccaatagtattaaccagaacaaaaaaaaaatactaaaagggataacgtattagattgtatatcaacagtcaggacaagggctgatcaagtcactgtttctcataatgtccctttcacttcaacaggtttccttttttgtggttggttagttgtccctttgggactggcttagatcactcagcatgatgttttccagattcctccatcttgttgcaaattaccgggtttcattgtttcttactgctgtatagtattctatagagtacatgtcccataatttctttgtccagtctactgttgatgggcatttgggttggttccaggtcttagctattgtgaattgagctgcgataaacattaaggtgcagacagcttttttggttgccaatttaatttcctttgggtaaattccaaggagtgggatcgctgggttgtatggtagggttatgttcaggtttctgaggaatctccagactgacttccatagtggcttaaccagtttgcattaccaccaacagtgggttagtgtccctttttccccacattctcttcagcatctattgttggtagatttctgcatgtgagccattctcaccggggtgaggtgaaacctcattgtggttttgatttgcatttccctgatggctggtgatctaacattttttcatgtgcctgttggccatttggatttcctcttttgaaacatgtctattgaggtccttggcccatctcttaagtgggttgtttgttctgttgttgtggagtttcttgatatcattgtagattctgttttttaatcctttatctgttgaatagtttgcaaatattttttcccattctgttggttgcctcttcactttcctgactgtttcttttgaagtaaagaaacttctcaatttgatgcaatccaaatagttaattttggctttgactgcctgtgcctctgaggtcttttccaagaaatctttcccGGTGCCCATATCtagcagtgtttctccaatgttctctaataatttgatggtgttgggtcgtagatttaggtcatTAATACATgctgagtagatttttgtgtaaggtgtaaggtaggggtcttgcctcatgcttctgcacgtggaaatccagtattcccagcaccatttactgaatagactgtccttgctccaggaattggttttagatccttgttcaaatataagttggctgtagatgtttggattgatttctggtgtttccattctgttccattggtctatccatctgtctctgtaccagcaccatgctgttttcataacaactgccctgtagtatgtcctgaaatctggtattgtgatgcctccggctttgttttagttgtacaagattgctttggctatttgaggtctcctgtgtctccatatgaatttcaacatcattttttctagatctctgaagaatgtatttggtatctcggttggtattgcattgaatttataaattgcttttgggagaatggacattttgatgatgttgattcttccaatccatgagcatggaagatttctccattttttggtgtgctcttctatttctttctttaagattttgtaattctcatcatagagatctttaacgtccttggttaagtttattccaaggtatttgattgtttttgtagctattgtgaataggattgaccttagaagttcttcctcagccctggcattgcctgtgtatacaaaggctgttgatttttgtgcattgattttctatcctgctactttgccaaactcttctatgagttccaatagtctcttagtagagttctttgggtcccctaaatacagaatcatatcatctgcaaagagggatagtttgagttcttccttcccaatttgtatccctttaatttctttttcttgcctgatggctctggctaagatttccagaactatattgaatagcagtggtgagagtgggcatccctgtctggtaccacatctcagcggaaatgcttccaacttttccccattcattaggatgctggctgtgagtttttcataagttgctttgattgtattgaagaatgttccttctatacccaatttgcttagagttttcatcatgaaagggtgttgaattttatctaatgctttctttgcatctattgagataatgatatggtgtttcttctgcagtctgttaatgtggtgtatcatattgattgatttgcgaacattgaaccatccctgcataccagggataaatcccacctggtctgggtggatgatctttctgatgtgttgtattctattgtcgagaattttattgaggattttttcatctatgttcatcagggatattggtctgtaattctctttcaatgttgtgtCTTttttggcttaggaattaaggtgatgctggtttcataaaaAGAatctgggaggattccctctttatcgattgttctgaatagtttgagaagaattggagttagttcttctttaaatgtctggtagaattcagccgtgaatccatctggtcctggggttttctttgttgggagggcctttattactgtttcaatttctgtctcagttatgggtctgtttaggttttctatgtcttgctggttcaatttaggtaggttacaTGTGTCcatgaatctgtccatttctgataggttttcttgtttgctggcatacaagtccttgtagtaatttctgatgattctttttatttctgtggtgtctgttgttacgtttcccttttcatctctgatcctattcatttgggtcttttccttttttagttagttgggccaatggggtgtcaattttgtttattttttcaaaaaaccagctcctcgtttggctgattttttgtaatgttttttttggattcgatcctattgatttcttctctgatttgtgtttggtttgctgcagtttttctagatccttgagatgacttgaaatctcatctatttggtgcttttccaatttcttgatgtaggcacctattgatataaactttcctcttaacactgcttttgttgtatcccataggttttggtatgttgtgtttttatcctcatttacttccagaaaatttttgatttctcttttaatttcttctatgacccagtgttcattcaggggcatgttgttcaacctccatgtgtttgcatatgctccagggattcccgagttgctaatttccaatttcattcctttatggtctgagaagctgcatggtatgattctaattcttttgaatttgctgagacttgctttatggcctagtatgtggtcaatcctagagaaggttccatgtactgctgagaagaatgtaaattctttatgtgtaggatgaaatgttctgtagatatctgttagatccatttgggctatagtgtcatttaaatctactgtctccttgttgatcttctgtcctgttgatctgtctatctctgagagtggagtattgaaatcccccagtactattttattggtgtctaagtctccctttaagtcccttaacaagtcttttaaataagctggtgccctgtgattaggtgcatatacattgataatcgttatatcttcctgttgaatggatcccttaatcattatatagtgcccctctttgtctctcctaacgtttttgtggtaaagtttatgctgtccgatattaagatggctacgcccactcttttttcatttctgttggcatggtatatctttttccagcctttcactttcagcctgtatggatcattgttggaaaggtgagtttcttgtaagcagcaaaaggatgggttttgttccttaacccaatcagccagtcggtgtcttttaactggacagttcaggccattaacattcaatgtgacttttgataagtagtaactttgccctgccatttgctaaagattttttctaatatatgctttgaacttcttgtgatcttttgctgtgagttttccttccgttaccttctttcatattggtgaccgtgtttctgtgtttctgtgtgtaacatatctttaagcatctcttGCAGGGCTGcgtgagtggtgacaaattcttttaatttctgtttgctgtgaaaggtcttaatttcaccttcattcaaaatgagaacttttcaggatataatattctgggctggcagtttttctctcttagtacctgggctatgtcttgccattcccttctagcctgtagcgtttctgatgagaagtctgctgtgagtctaattggagatcctcagagtaatctgatgtttctctcttgcacattttaggatcttttctttgtggttcactgtggtgagtttgattactacgtgtcgtggtgaggatctcttttggtcatgtttattaggggttctatgagcttcttgtactaggatgtctctgttcttctccaaacccaggaagttctctgcaagtatctcactaaaaaggccttctaatcctttctccttctccattccttcaggaactcctagaacccaaatgttgggctttttaatagtatcctgtagattcccaacaatattttttagatttctaatttcctcttcttttctttggtttgactgtatactttcctgttctctgtcttctaagtccgatattctctcttctgtttcactgaccctgtttttaaggctctctaatgtgtttgtcatttgatctattgagttcttcatttcattttgatttctcttcactatcacactttcctgttctactagtttctgcatttcattttgattcctccttcatatttcattttctcgaaggagattttctatcctgtccagtaagcaATTCTGTAGCTcaatcatttgtttttgaacacttctaattgttcttatcataatttttttgaaatctgtatcttgcatttcttccatctcatcatcttcataatcttggcttggggtgtcttgttcatttgggggtgccataatgtcttccttgttcttatttccttggtttctgcatttgttgcttggtatTGTGGAGaaattctttggattcttcttcccttgctgtggttttttatcttgttatactatgactgtattaagtggactgtctgcttttgttagagccttagaggcttgagatgggtgtggcctgagagctctgtttggtcctcagggttaagggtttgccaaagatgacactctcaggttaggcgtggtaaatctctctctctttcttccttccttccttccttccttccttccttccttccttccttccttccttctttcttcctttctttctttctttctttctttctttctttctttctttctttctttctttctttctttctattctgaaaggaagtaattctgcacagctgagcagaattgaaggtagttagcaggaaaatgatatacccacaggagcctgccattggaagctctttcccaaggaccacacaaggaagctgtgctgccctcagtgtgggctcaaattctcctgctgtctccactggttgccaaggttactgagttatATCGTCTCTGgtgagtactcacgtgaattccgtgagttctttccccc
The sequence above is drawn from the Lepus europaeus isolate LE1 chromosome 3, mLepTim1.pri, whole genome shotgun sequence genome and encodes:
- the LOC133756492 gene encoding LOW QUALITY PROTEIN: butyrophilin subfamily 3 member A2-like (The sequence of the model RefSeq protein was modified relative to this genomic sequence to represent the inferred CDS: substituted 1 base at 1 genomic stop codon), with amino-acid sequence MEHGCRPSLLCSLPSLLLLAQLPTWGSADEFQVIGPSEPIVAMLGGDAILPCSLVPAMNAEEMELRWFRTKFSEAVFIYQNRREQYEEQMPQYAGRTSLVRDLLTQGQAAVRIQNVRASDNGMYTCFFQKGSHYEEDTVELKVAGLGSAPQVHIEGPEQDGVRVVCKASGWFPKPQVQWTDLSGKKFLEFSEAHAQDAAGLFSVEAALVVRDSSAGSVSCSVLNPILGQEKAMAVSIPEPFFPQASPWKAAFAVTLIMLGLLLFGAGFFTRREHSAKLQERQTQEKLRRAKEEDQWAKEEALKTRDELQTELDRRKAAYLTESDLQHRGQGGLSRWCSCGLTRVCFLSAWRKAQLYADWREERFQAWSVTLDPDSAHSNLAVSPGKTSVTWKDTCVVSDGRCTVLGLEGITSGRYYWEVEIKSGVDSEWALGVCREHVKRTGFYTEFPDKGFWVVGCFNNEYHACTTSNPTSIPLRQRPSKVGIFLDYDGGDVSFYNMTDGSHVFSFPRASFFGTLFPYFMLKSGNVSLSICLVAHESEGREGEEAXGGRQAARRGEEGIVPGTSMAEL